Proteins found in one Cellulomonas palmilytica genomic segment:
- a CDS encoding DEAD/DEAH box helicase has protein sequence MAGAGRGRPGRGGAQPGGQRRRTTRPDEEGLIPVLAGIARDVDNAVKRPPTRPAVRTKFQVVALLVREERARVNADESLGHAKRTQELKRLDGVATQLAKTAARDTSLLELLREDARVSDAAREYRASVLRAGGIEPPDEPEPEPVAPPTPAEDKRVLPQSVISRRLANPFLAPDFEAAAERAAARPRRLAGWELLEPLFWSFEKAATGKPACMALPEPGVAFVPRAEVLMHHQAQVVAAAARGHRTFLLADEPGLGKTAQALLAAQAADAYPLLVVVPNVVKTNWAHEVKLWTPQRRSTVVHGDGEEVDAFADVVIVNYEILDRHVGWLGELGFRGMVVDEAHFIKNKGSQRSRNVLTLSEQIRLRTARPLLMALTGTPLINDIEDFQAIWEFLGWIDDEKPLGALMNALEDTGLTPADRGFSAAARAAVIDMGIVRRRKIDVVADIPARRVADLPVELDGAVGRSIRASEEALARRLVSRYRAALEARGDTSIGGAVDHDLARRVAAGELKDSSSKKTGDNVFTMVRRIGQAKAGLAADYAAQLARNVGKVVFFAKHVDVLDAAEQTFADRGIRSVSIRGDQTTKARDKAIKEFTEEPDVQIAVCSLLAAGVGLNLQVASNLVLAELSWTDAEQTQAIDRIHRIGQSEPVTAWRIIAAQTIDAKIAELIDAKSGLAARALDGADLDDAETSTDVQLEALVSLLTDALAAGVVA, from the coding sequence GTGGCAGGAGCAGGCCGGGGCCGGCCGGGACGCGGAGGCGCCCAGCCCGGTGGTCAGCGACGCCGCACGACGCGTCCCGACGAGGAGGGCCTCATCCCGGTGCTCGCCGGGATCGCCCGCGACGTCGACAACGCGGTCAAGCGCCCGCCGACGCGCCCGGCGGTGCGCACGAAGTTCCAGGTCGTGGCGCTGCTGGTGCGCGAGGAGCGGGCCCGCGTCAACGCCGACGAGTCGCTCGGCCACGCGAAGCGCACCCAGGAGCTCAAGCGCCTCGACGGCGTCGCGACGCAGCTCGCCAAGACCGCCGCGCGCGACACGTCCCTGCTCGAGCTGCTGCGCGAGGACGCGCGGGTCTCCGACGCGGCGCGCGAGTACCGGGCGTCGGTGCTGCGGGCGGGGGGCATCGAGCCGCCCGACGAGCCCGAGCCGGAGCCGGTGGCGCCGCCGACGCCCGCGGAGGACAAGCGCGTCCTGCCGCAGTCGGTGATCTCGCGGCGCCTCGCGAACCCGTTCCTCGCCCCGGACTTCGAGGCCGCCGCCGAGCGCGCCGCCGCGCGCCCGCGTCGACTGGCGGGCTGGGAGCTGTTGGAGCCGCTGTTCTGGTCGTTCGAGAAGGCCGCGACGGGCAAGCCCGCGTGCATGGCGCTGCCCGAGCCGGGCGTCGCGTTCGTCCCGCGCGCGGAGGTGCTGATGCACCACCAGGCGCAGGTCGTCGCGGCTGCTGCGCGTGGTCACCGCACGTTCCTGCTGGCCGACGAGCCGGGCCTCGGCAAGACGGCGCAGGCGCTGCTCGCCGCGCAGGCCGCCGACGCGTACCCGCTGCTCGTCGTCGTCCCGAACGTCGTCAAGACGAACTGGGCGCACGAGGTGAAGCTGTGGACCCCGCAGCGCCGGTCGACCGTGGTGCACGGCGACGGGGAGGAGGTGGACGCGTTCGCGGACGTCGTGATCGTGAACTACGAGATCCTCGACCGGCACGTCGGCTGGCTGGGTGAGCTCGGGTTCCGCGGGATGGTCGTCGACGAGGCGCACTTCATCAAGAACAAGGGCTCGCAGCGCTCGCGCAACGTGCTGACGCTCTCCGAGCAGATCCGCCTGCGCACCGCCCGACCGCTGCTCATGGCGCTCACCGGGACGCCGCTGATCAACGACATCGAGGACTTCCAAGCGATCTGGGAGTTCCTCGGCTGGATCGACGACGAGAAGCCGCTCGGCGCGCTGATGAACGCGCTGGAGGACACGGGCCTGACGCCGGCCGACCGTGGCTTCTCCGCCGCCGCGCGTGCCGCGGTGATCGACATGGGCATCGTGCGTCGTCGCAAGATCGACGTGGTCGCGGACATCCCGGCCCGCCGGGTCGCGGACCTGCCCGTGGAGCTCGACGGCGCGGTGGGACGCTCGATCCGCGCGTCGGAGGAGGCGCTCGCCCGCCGCCTCGTCAGCCGCTACCGCGCGGCGCTCGAGGCGCGCGGCGACACGTCGATCGGCGGGGCGGTCGACCACGACCTGGCGCGCCGCGTCGCGGCCGGCGAGCTCAAGGACTCGTCGTCCAAGAAGACCGGCGACAACGTGTTCACGATGGTCCGGCGCATCGGCCAGGCCAAGGCCGGGCTGGCCGCCGACTACGCCGCGCAGCTCGCGCGCAACGTCGGCAAGGTCGTGTTCTTCGCCAAGCACGTCGACGTCCTCGACGCCGCCGAGCAGACGTTCGCGGACCGCGGCATCCGGTCGGTGTCGATCCGCGGCGACCAGACGACGAAGGCCCGCGACAAGGCCATCAAGGAGTTCACCGAGGAGCCGGACGTGCAGATCGCGGTCTGCTCGCTGCTCGCGGCGGGCGTGGGCCTGAACCTGCAGGTCGCGTCGAACCTGGTGCTCGCCGAGCTGTCCTGGACCGACGCGGAGCAGACCCAGGCGATCGACCGCATCCACCGCATCGGCCAGTCCGAGCCCGTCACGGCGTGGCGCATCATCGCGGCGCAGACCATCGACGCGAAGATCGCCGAGCTCATCGACGCCAAGTCCGGCCTCGCGGCCCGCGCGCTCGACGGCGCGGACCTCGACGACGCCGAGACCTCCACCGACGTCCAGCTCGAGGCCCTGGTCAGCCTGCTGACCGACGCCCTCGCCGCGGGAGTGGTCGCCTGA
- a CDS encoding BldC family transcriptional regulator, which produces MTDHTTAQELLTPQEVAMLFGVDPKTVTRWARAGRLNAIRTLGGHRRYLGSEVRALITPSVPTQAGPRD; this is translated from the coding sequence ATGACTGACCACACCACCGCCCAGGAGCTCCTCACCCCCCAGGAGGTCGCGATGCTGTTCGGCGTCGACCCCAAGACCGTCACGCGCTGGGCCCGCGCCGGCCGCCTCAACGCGATCCGCACCCTCGGCGGTCACCGCCGCTACCTCGGCTCTGAGGTCCGCGCGCTCATCACCCCCTCCGTCCCCACGCAGGCCGGCCCGCGCGACTGA
- a CDS encoding TetR family transcriptional regulator gives MAPDVSLRERKRRAIQDEITDAAIGLFIKQGFDDTPVGQIAATVGMSERTFFRYFPTKDDVIEHVSARWRAQVAAALKARPDDERLWTSLRRAFDGYIATTLQQDRAMPLMKLVYLTPALRTRHSARMWLWRSDLTQVVRERRPELTEFAALTIVGAAVGCFETTREAWALAEGELEFDALLDEAMATVDDLP, from the coding sequence ATGGCCCCCGATGTGTCCCTCCGCGAGCGCAAGCGCCGCGCCATCCAGGACGAGATCACCGACGCCGCGATCGGCCTGTTCATCAAGCAGGGATTCGACGACACGCCGGTGGGTCAGATCGCCGCGACCGTGGGCATGTCGGAGCGCACGTTCTTCCGCTACTTCCCCACGAAAGACGACGTCATCGAGCATGTCTCGGCCCGCTGGCGCGCCCAGGTGGCGGCCGCGCTGAAGGCCCGGCCGGACGACGAGCGGCTGTGGACCTCGCTGCGTCGGGCGTTCGACGGCTACATCGCCACGACGCTCCAGCAGGACCGCGCAATGCCCCTCATGAAGTTGGTGTATCTCACACCGGCGCTGCGCACGCGGCACTCCGCGCGCATGTGGCTCTGGCGCTCCGACCTCACCCAGGTCGTGCGCGAACGCAGGCCCGAGCTCACCGAGTTCGCCGCGCTGACGATCGTCGGCGCGGCGGTCGGCTGCTTCGAGACCACGCGCGAGGCGTGGGCGCTCGCCGAGGGAGAGCTGGAGTTCGACGCACTGCTCGACGAGGCGATGGCCACGGTCGACGACCTGCCCTGA
- a CDS encoding OsmC family protein, with translation MAETYGVVVGAGSLRSSSDGAWRLPHRWTDEGVAVEAAFTGAHLLHVAAAGCVLNDVYREAAGLGITLQGVRVTAGGGFDGEWVSTGITYAVEVDTQASPDEVARLVAVVDEVAEIPRAIRAGAPVQRVSTAG, from the coding sequence ATGGCGGAGACGTACGGGGTCGTCGTGGGTGCCGGGAGTCTGCGCTCGTCGTCGGACGGGGCGTGGCGGCTGCCGCACCGGTGGACGGACGAGGGCGTCGCGGTCGAGGCGGCGTTCACGGGCGCGCACCTGCTGCACGTCGCGGCGGCGGGCTGCGTCCTCAACGACGTGTACCGGGAGGCCGCCGGGCTCGGCATCACGCTCCAGGGGGTGCGGGTGACGGCGGGCGGCGGGTTCGACGGGGAGTGGGTGTCGACCGGGATCACCTACGCGGTCGAGGTGGACACGCAGGCCTCGCCCGACGAGGTCGCGCGGCTTGTGGCCGTCGTCGACGAGGTCGCGGAGATCCCGCGCGCGATCCGGGCCGGCGCGCCGGTCCAGCGGGTGAGCACGGCCGGGTAG
- a CDS encoding DUF4184 family protein: protein MPFTLSHPAVVLPLARGPLVPAALVVGAMAPDAPYFVKLPRYAGAWYEPFVNATTTHHWPGALTVAVPTAAVLLAVWWVVRAPLVALVTREGGRAGSDERAGLAERAGWTLLSLVIGVATHVLWDSFTHGDGFLVERVDALREPAFAGMDVARVLQHASTVVGLLVVAAWAVRWAARWRERGGRLEVSTTSAAVIAGVVVLGLVAAGVALAASITAREPVESTLARLVTTSGAVVVAAVVLYAVVWRVSRRTADASRVGAG from the coding sequence GTGCCGTTCACGCTCTCGCACCCTGCCGTCGTCCTGCCGCTCGCGCGCGGCCCGCTGGTGCCCGCCGCGCTCGTCGTCGGGGCCATGGCGCCGGACGCGCCGTACTTCGTCAAGCTGCCGCGCTACGCGGGGGCCTGGTACGAGCCGTTCGTCAACGCGACGACGACGCACCACTGGCCCGGTGCGCTGACGGTCGCCGTCCCGACGGCCGCGGTGCTGCTCGCGGTGTGGTGGGTGGTGCGTGCGCCGCTCGTCGCGCTCGTGACGCGCGAGGGAGGAAGGGCCGGGTCCGACGAGCGCGCCGGGCTGGCCGAGCGCGCCGGGTGGACGCTGCTCTCTCTCGTGATCGGGGTCGCGACGCACGTGCTGTGGGACTCGTTCACGCACGGCGACGGGTTCCTGGTCGAGCGCGTCGACGCGCTGCGTGAGCCGGCGTTCGCGGGGATGGACGTGGCGCGCGTGCTGCAGCACGCGAGCACGGTCGTCGGGCTGCTCGTCGTCGCCGCGTGGGCCGTGCGGTGGGCCGCTCGGTGGCGGGAGCGCGGCGGCCGGCTCGAGGTGTCGACCACGAGCGCGGCGGTGATCGCGGGCGTCGTCGTGCTCGGGCTGGTGGCCGCGGGGGTCGCGCTCGCGGCGAGCATCACGGCGCGCGAGCCGGTCGAGTCGACGCTCGCGCGGCTCGTCACGACGTCCGGCGCCGTCGTCGTCGCGGCCGTGGTCCTGTACGCGGTGGTGTGGCGGGTCAGCCGCCGAACAGCCGACGCCAGCCGCGTCGGGGCGGGATGA
- a CDS encoding ribbon-helix-helix protein, CopG family: protein MAQEVTPHAAFSSYVTWVVSDERVRELAHEAEKGYDVEVPRRRARGRPGRGAQPMQVVVVRLTAEELDTLDAAAARHGLTRAEAIRAALARFHA, encoded by the coding sequence GTGGCGCAAGAAGTCACCCCGCATGCCGCGTTTTCGTCATACGTCACGTGGGTGGTGAGTGACGAGCGGGTCCGGGAGCTGGCCCACGAAGCCGAGAAGGGCTACGACGTCGAGGTGCCGAGGCGCCGCGCACGAGGACGTCCGGGCCGCGGCGCACAGCCGATGCAGGTCGTCGTCGTCCGACTCACCGCCGAGGAGCTCGACACCCTGGACGCGGCGGCAGCGCGCCACGGCCTGACCAGGGCCGAGGCGATCCGCGCCGCCCTCGCACGCTTCCACGCCTGA
- a CDS encoding PH domain-containing protein, translating into MEPAAIAAWTLLQEIPIPPDVVDLLIEGEQAVAAFKTFRDSAVFTTRRLIVRDAQGLTGKKVEIYSLPYSSINMWSSENAGKVFDINAELELWTRAGHIKVKLGKDIDIRRLDKLLAWAILKG; encoded by the coding sequence GTGGAACCCGCCGCCATCGCCGCATGGACCCTGCTGCAGGAGATCCCGATCCCGCCGGACGTCGTCGACCTCCTGATCGAGGGCGAGCAGGCCGTCGCGGCCTTCAAGACGTTCCGCGACAGTGCCGTGTTCACCACGCGACGGCTGATCGTGCGCGACGCGCAGGGCCTCACCGGCAAGAAGGTCGAGATCTACTCGCTGCCCTACAGCTCGATCAACATGTGGTCCTCGGAGAACGCGGGCAAGGTCTTCGACATCAACGCCGAGCTCGAGCTGTGGACGCGGGCCGGTCACATCAAGGTCAAGCTCGGCAAGGACATCGACATCCGCCGGCTCGACAAGCTCCTCGCCTGGGCGATCCTCAAGGGCTGA
- a CDS encoding DivIVA domain-containing protein, which translates to MTASDEPGYGEPISAETVLHVRFSTTKFTDGYDQSEVDDLLDRVIATLRAREAGEPGELGELGAEQVAGTTFSRTRFREGYAMDEVDDFLDRIATALAGGAPRTSATPPVAHDRVVADAPDPGATPGLIPPRRGWRRLFGG; encoded by the coding sequence ATGACCGCGTCCGACGAACCCGGCTACGGCGAGCCGATCAGCGCCGAGACGGTGCTGCACGTCCGCTTCAGCACGACGAAGTTCACCGACGGCTACGACCAGTCGGAGGTCGACGACCTCCTCGACCGGGTGATCGCGACGCTGCGCGCCCGGGAGGCGGGCGAGCCCGGGGAGCTCGGGGAGCTCGGCGCGGAGCAGGTCGCGGGGACGACGTTCAGCCGTACGCGGTTCCGCGAGGGGTACGCGATGGACGAGGTCGACGACTTCCTCGACCGGATCGCCACCGCGCTCGCCGGTGGGGCGCCCCGCACCTCGGCGACGCCGCCCGTCGCGCACGACCGGGTGGTCGCGGACGCCCCTGACCCCGGCGCGACCCCGGGGCTCATCCCGCCCCGACGCGGCTGGCGTCGGCTGTTCGGCGGCTGA
- a CDS encoding helix-turn-helix domain-containing protein, which yields MATALLATTTLPPEDAPARESVHRLAAALEQPTAKLVAPDGTTVEVPSPVHEILVRVVEAMEAGHAITVAPVEQRLTTSQAAEFLGISRPTLVKLLDDERIPYERVTRHRRIRLDDLLHFRDLRRTERRASLDELTREAQADGLYEDAAEEYAEALRLARRTSGGGPQG from the coding sequence ATGGCCACCGCTCTGCTCGCCACGACGACGCTTCCCCCTGAGGACGCCCCCGCTCGGGAATCCGTGCACCGGTTGGCGGCCGCGCTCGAGCAGCCGACCGCGAAGCTCGTCGCGCCCGACGGGACGACGGTCGAGGTGCCTTCCCCCGTGCACGAGATCCTCGTGCGCGTGGTCGAGGCGATGGAGGCCGGCCACGCCATCACCGTGGCCCCGGTCGAGCAGCGGCTGACGACGTCGCAGGCGGCAGAGTTCCTCGGGATCTCCCGCCCGACGCTCGTCAAGCTCCTCGACGACGAGCGGATCCCGTACGAGCGAGTCACGCGGCACCGCCGCATCAGGCTCGACGACCTGCTGCACTTCCGGGACCTCCGCCGGACCGAGCGGCGGGCGTCTCTCGACGAGCTCACGCGCGAGGCGCAGGCGGACGGGCTCTACGAGGACGCCGCCGAGGAGTACGCCGAGGCGCTGCGGCTCGCCCGCCGGACGTCCGGCGGTGGGCCGCAGGGGTGA
- a CDS encoding DEAD/DEAH box helicase — MTSFSSLGVPEVLAGALTKAGMTSAFPIQEATLPDTLRGRDVLGRGRTGSGKTLAFSLPLVARLAGLVPGTTMVRHVPSRPTGLVLAPTRELATQIAATLEPLAKAARLSVTTIFGGVSQRPQESALKGGVDIVVACPGRLEDLMKQGVISLADVQITVLDEADHMADLGFLPGVKRIMAATDKRGQRLLFSATLDNGVDKLVAAFLKDPLRHSVDTDRSPVSQMTHHVLTVADADAKKHVVQHLASGTGRRVLFTRTKHGAKKLAKQLTAAGVPAVDLHGNLGQGARERNLEAFSSGAVKVLVATDIAARGIHVDEVELVVHVDPPAEHKAYLHRSGRTARAGSAGDVVTIVLPEQVGEVRAMTRQAGITAKPQPVGPGAAVLEQLVGETAPFVQPARPVQPQQQPRRSNASGDAARPGAARSGRRRGGRGRGGEQAATARPANGGQAGRRQSAGAEAPSPARQPRTYTTSTPGSASRASASSGTTSGARRQGPRRAGRTAGAPSARTDRS, encoded by the coding sequence TTGACTTCTTTCTCCAGCCTCGGCGTGCCCGAGGTCCTCGCCGGTGCGCTCACGAAGGCCGGCATGACGTCCGCGTTCCCCATCCAGGAGGCGACGCTCCCGGACACGCTGCGCGGGCGTGACGTGCTCGGCCGCGGCCGCACCGGCTCCGGCAAGACCCTCGCGTTCTCCCTCCCGCTTGTCGCGCGCCTCGCGGGCCTCGTCCCGGGCACGACGATGGTGCGGCACGTCCCCAGCCGCCCCACGGGCCTCGTGCTGGCCCCGACGCGTGAGCTCGCGACGCAGATCGCCGCGACGCTCGAGCCGCTCGCGAAGGCCGCGCGCCTGAGCGTCACGACGATCTTCGGTGGCGTCTCGCAGCGCCCGCAGGAGTCCGCGCTCAAGGGCGGCGTCGACATCGTCGTCGCGTGCCCGGGGCGCCTCGAGGACCTCATGAAGCAGGGCGTCATCTCGCTCGCGGACGTGCAGATCACCGTGCTCGACGAGGCCGACCACATGGCCGACCTGGGCTTCCTGCCCGGCGTGAAGCGGATCATGGCGGCGACCGACAAGCGCGGTCAGCGTCTGCTGTTCTCCGCGACGCTCGACAACGGTGTGGACAAGCTCGTCGCGGCGTTCCTCAAGGACCCGCTGCGCCACTCGGTCGACACCGACCGCTCGCCCGTCTCGCAGATGACGCACCACGTGCTCACGGTCGCGGACGCCGACGCGAAGAAGCACGTGGTGCAGCACCTCGCGTCCGGCACGGGCCGACGTGTGCTGTTCACGCGCACCAAGCACGGCGCCAAGAAGCTCGCGAAGCAGCTCACCGCCGCGGGCGTGCCCGCCGTGGACCTGCACGGCAACCTCGGCCAGGGCGCGCGCGAGCGCAACCTCGAGGCGTTCTCGTCGGGCGCGGTGAAGGTGCTGGTCGCCACGGACATCGCGGCGCGCGGCATCCACGTCGACGAGGTCGAGCTCGTCGTGCACGTCGACCCGCCGGCGGAGCACAAGGCGTACCTGCACCGCTCGGGCCGTACCGCGCGTGCCGGGTCCGCGGGTGACGTCGTGACGATCGTGCTGCCCGAGCAGGTCGGCGAGGTCCGCGCGATGACGCGGCAGGCCGGCATCACCGCGAAGCCGCAGCCGGTCGGCCCGGGCGCCGCGGTGCTCGAGCAGCTCGTCGGCGAGACCGCGCCGTTCGTCCAGCCCGCGCGTCCCGTGCAGCCGCAGCAGCAACCGCGCCGGTCGAACGCGTCCGGCGACGCCGCGCGTCCCGGTGCTGCGCGTTCGGGCCGTCGTCGCGGCGGCCGGGGGCGTGGCGGCGAGCAGGCCGCGACGGCCCGTCCCGCGAACGGCGGCCAGGCGGGTCGTCGCCAGTCGGCCGGCGCCGAGGCCCCGTCGCCGGCGCGCCAGCCGCGCACGTACACGACCTCGACGCCGGGTTCGGCATCGCGCGCGTCGGCGTCGTCGGGTACGACGAGCGGCGCCCGCCGCCAGGGCCCGCGCCGCGCGGGCCGCACCGCGGGCGCCCCGAGCGCCCGCACCGACCGCTCCTGA
- a CDS encoding transferase yields MKKRYEELETDDGTTVRYRRHDNGGGLVAMAATVDPTTYVAETAWVDPGAFIGGGVHIGAHVWVEPGAVVGPHTQLGTHVHVGRGAVIGSGARLATRVTVGDGARVADGTRVPAEAVVPARSQVTPATSHTLAA; encoded by the coding sequence ATGAAGAAGCGATACGAAGAGCTCGAGACCGACGACGGCACGACCGTCCGCTACCGCCGGCACGACAACGGCGGCGGACTCGTGGCGATGGCCGCGACCGTCGATCCCACCACGTACGTCGCCGAGACCGCCTGGGTCGACCCGGGAGCGTTCATCGGCGGCGGAGTTCACATCGGGGCCCACGTCTGGGTCGAGCCCGGCGCGGTCGTCGGACCGCACACGCAGCTCGGCACGCACGTCCACGTCGGACGAGGCGCCGTGATCGGGTCGGGCGCGCGCCTCGCGACGCGCGTCACGGTCGGTGACGGCGCACGCGTCGCGGACGGCACGCGCGTCCCCGCGGAAGCAGTCGTCCCCGCCCGGTCGCAGGTCACCCCCGCGACCAGCCACACGCTCGCAGCCTGA